In the genome of Persephonella sp. KM09-Lau-8, one region contains:
- a CDS encoding N-acetylmuramoyl-L-alanine amidase codes for MLKKIFVIFLLAINVAFAITIKHADHKDFYRVVLQTDKPVKFSLEQFSKNILSVKIKEKSSKVNKRIIKNRYIKSLDVLYSKNSTEFIFETTKKIKDYKVHTLKNPYRIVIDFYKKTVKPVKTYSYKDDPIYQIIVQYEKKQKTHIPSSRKKIIVIDPGHGGRDPGAIANGLVEKNVNLKIARKLKKILEQDPRFKVYLTRYTDRYVGLYERTVIAVRKKADLFISIHCNSSPTHSESGTYVYTLNLRGAKSKLARLVEQRENKAVIRYVKVSANPLVNRIVADLAISTTMTEGRNFAYYLRKHLRKVTVFRDIDSANFAVLKTPGIPSVLIETLYLTDKHDAQLLRNDEFLDSFAYSIYEAIVDYFYR; via the coding sequence ATGTTAAAGAAGATATTTGTCATTTTTCTGCTGGCAATTAATGTTGCTTTTGCAATAACAATAAAACATGCTGACCATAAGGATTTTTATAGGGTTGTATTACAGACTGATAAACCTGTTAAATTTAGTCTGGAACAATTTTCAAAGAATATACTTTCAGTCAAAATAAAAGAAAAAAGTAGTAAGGTAAATAAAAGGATAATAAAGAATAGATATATAAAAAGTCTGGATGTTTTGTATTCCAAAAACTCCACAGAGTTTATATTTGAAACAACTAAAAAAATAAAAGATTACAAAGTTCACACCTTAAAAAATCCATACAGGATAGTCATAGATTTTTATAAAAAAACTGTGAAGCCTGTAAAAACATACTCATATAAAGATGACCCAATCTATCAAATAATAGTCCAATATGAAAAAAAACAAAAGACACACATCCCTTCCAGCAGAAAAAAAATTATTGTGATAGACCCAGGACATGGAGGGAGAGACCCGGGAGCCATAGCAAACGGTCTTGTGGAAAAAAATGTTAATCTTAAGATAGCCAGAAAACTTAAAAAGATACTTGAGCAGGACCCAAGATTTAAGGTTTATCTAACCAGATACACAGACAGATATGTTGGTCTATATGAAAGAACAGTGATAGCAGTCCGAAAAAAAGCAGACCTGTTTATCAGTATCCATTGCAACTCATCTCCTACACATTCAGAGTCAGGAACTTATGTGTATACTCTAAACCTCAGAGGTGCAAAATCTAAACTTGCCCGTCTGGTTGAGCAAAGGGAAAACAAAGCTGTTATAAGATATGTTAAAGTAAGTGCAAATCCTCTTGTAAACAGGATAGTGGCAGACCTTGCAATAAGCACAACTATGACGGAAGGAAGAAATTTTGCATATTATCTGAGAAAACATCTCAGAAAAGTTACTGTTTTCAGGGATATTGACAGTGCTAATTTTGCTGTTTTAAAAACCCCAGGAATCCCATCAGTTTTGATAGAGACACTTTATTTAACAGACAAACATGATGCTCAGTTACTCAGGAATGATGAATTTTTAGATAGTTTTGCTTATTCTATTTATGAAGCTATTGTTGATTACTTTTACAGGTAA
- a CDS encoding phosphatase PAP2 family protein, whose protein sequence is MAKERIIPPDWELRIKWNVKLFRAINNKRNKFLDKFYKYYFRLGKSYTLPVFLPFFYIYGKWEALLHLTVSLLITGILMPALKYTFRHQRPSKLLEDVYLLEPVGFKSFPSADAAYAFTLLGVILFYGSWWIILLFIIYALLIAFGRVYMGAHFPIDVLVGSIIGLLSGVAGYYLKGILIANISF, encoded by the coding sequence ATGGCTAAAGAAAGAATAATTCCACCAGACTGGGAACTAAGAATAAAATGGAATGTGAAGTTATTCAGGGCGATAAACAACAAAAGAAATAAGTTCTTAGATAAATTTTATAAATACTACTTTAGACTTGGGAAAAGCTATACTCTTCCTGTTTTTCTGCCGTTTTTTTATATCTATGGCAAATGGGAAGCATTATTACACCTTACAGTATCCCTGCTTATAACCGGTATTCTTATGCCTGCTTTAAAATATACATTCCGTCATCAAAGACCTTCAAAGCTATTGGAAGATGTTTATTTACTTGAGCCTGTAGGCTTCAAAAGTTTTCCCTCTGCTGATGCGGCTTATGCTTTTACTCTTCTTGGAGTTATTCTTTTTTACGGTAGCTGGTGGATTATCTTGCTTTTCATAATTTATGCCTTACTGATAGCCTTTGGCCGTGTTTATATGGGAGCCCATTTTCCTATAGATGTTCTGGTAGGTTCTATAATAGGCCTTTTGTCAGGAGTAGCAGGATATTATCTTAAAGGCATTCTTATCGCTAATATATCATTCTGA
- a CDS encoding glycosyltransferase family 39 protein — MSYGYNSSNGNGQYAFFYRLKGILFVLFGIGIFSLFIGTAEYRFRGEEPTRLVMAYEMDYQNNFAQPTYLGEEYYRKPPLINWLILVSSTIFGWDKFTGRIVSILATFLTALIIFWFSKNYIFYETTPALLSSVIFLSFIDVAFWYGFLVEIDMTLTLIVISLIFFLIIAFEKKSFIYFGLSGFLTGLAFLLKGFPAFVFWGATYFALVMFYIFKKQFSQKLLIGSVVSIIVGVIPIGLWIINLLHPVQYLSVLWDESFGRIQQSKDFTKFFSHLLFYPVLNLKQTLLISFVFFAFLLANIRNIKGRLKPNKTLSVLVLVFFINYLPYWISAGARGRYILPLMPIIAIFFTYFFVSLGRERVYKILVGIIAFTFITRILIGLFYFPYETQKKGHYIHISQEMIKLIDKSGYDKIASDCIVHKGVIFYLDIMTDNLITSEKLKPNWKYFISCNKKQDATIIGEFRIKNDIIRLYQREK, encoded by the coding sequence ATGTCTTATGGATATAACTCCTCAAATGGTAATGGACAGTATGCTTTCTTTTATAGGCTAAAAGGTATTTTATTTGTCCTGTTTGGAATCGGAATTTTTTCTCTTTTTATAGGAACTGCAGAATATAGATTTAGAGGCGAGGAGCCTACACGTCTTGTGATGGCTTATGAAATGGATTATCAAAATAATTTTGCTCAGCCTACTTATTTAGGAGAAGAATATTATAGGAAACCACCTTTAATAAACTGGCTTATTTTAGTCTCTTCTACAATATTTGGTTGGGATAAATTTACAGGAAGAATTGTATCTATTTTAGCCACATTTTTAACTGCTTTAATAATCTTTTGGTTCTCAAAAAATTATATTTTTTATGAAACAACTCCAGCTTTGTTGTCTTCCGTGATTTTTCTTAGTTTTATTGATGTTGCTTTTTGGTATGGTTTTCTTGTAGAAATAGATATGACTCTAACTCTTATTGTAATTTCTCTTATCTTTTTTTTAATAATTGCTTTTGAAAAAAAATCTTTTATTTATTTTGGTTTGTCTGGATTTTTGACTGGATTAGCTTTCTTATTAAAAGGCTTTCCTGCTTTTGTTTTTTGGGGAGCAACTTATTTTGCTTTGGTGATGTTTTATATTTTTAAAAAACAGTTTTCCCAAAAATTACTAATTGGTAGTGTTGTTTCCATAATTGTAGGAGTAATTCCTATTGGTTTATGGATTATAAATCTTCTTCATCCTGTTCAGTATTTATCGGTTCTCTGGGATGAAAGTTTTGGAAGAATTCAACAATCTAAAGATTTCACTAAATTTTTTAGCCATTTACTTTTTTATCCCGTTTTAAATCTTAAACAAACACTTCTAATAAGTTTTGTATTTTTTGCTTTTCTACTTGCAAATATAAGAAATATAAAGGGCAGATTGAAACCAAATAAAACTCTATCCGTTCTTGTTTTAGTTTTCTTTATAAATTATTTACCTTATTGGATTTCTGCAGGAGCAAGAGGAAGATATATTCTTCCACTTATGCCTATAATCGCTATTTTCTTTACTTATTTCTTTGTGTCTTTGGGAAGAGAAAGAGTATACAAGATTTTAGTTGGTATTATAGCTTTTACATTTATTACTCGTATTCTGATAGGTCTCTTTTATTTCCCTTATGAAACCCAAAAAAAGGGACATTACATTCATATAAGCCAAGAGATGATTAAACTTATAGATAAATCTGGATACGATAAGATAGCTTCTGATTGCATAGTTCATAAAGGAGTTATTTTTTATCTTGATATTATGACGGATAACCTAATAACTTCAGAGAAGTTAAAACCCAATTGGAAGTATTTCATAAGTTGCAATAAAAAACAGGATGCTACTATTATAGGCGAATTTAGAATTAAAAATGATATTATCAGGCTCTACCAAAGGGAAAAATGA
- a CDS encoding type III pantothenate kinase, which yields MIVGIDIGNTTVEIGFITDISNIKSYKLKTDHQKTTDDWYIDFYQILSIEKFPEIKHFVISSVVPVVEKRIAATLEKTNLAEVLFLGRDIQIPIKNNYKNPEEVGIDRLVNACATVKKHGAPAIVVDFGTAITFDVVNDKGEYEGGAIFPGIDASIQALFSKTAKLPAVNIENIEKIIGKTTVESIQAGIYFGYLSLIEGMVEKINREYGYRHKLVITGGNGEIISRGLKVEHIYDRYLPMEGIYIIYNSCFL from the coding sequence ATGATAGTAGGCATAGATATAGGAAATACCACTGTTGAGATAGGTTTTATAACTGATATATCAAATATAAAAAGCTACAAACTAAAAACTGACCATCAAAAAACCACAGATGACTGGTATATTGATTTTTACCAGATTTTAAGTATAGAAAAATTTCCTGAAATAAAACATTTTGTTATATCTTCTGTTGTTCCAGTTGTTGAAAAGAGAATTGCTGCAACTCTGGAAAAAACAAATCTGGCAGAAGTTCTATTTTTAGGCAGAGATATACAAATTCCAATAAAAAACAATTATAAAAATCCAGAAGAGGTTGGTATTGATAGACTGGTTAATGCCTGTGCTACAGTCAAAAAACACGGAGCACCAGCAATTGTGGTAGACTTTGGAACAGCAATTACCTTTGATGTAGTTAATGATAAAGGAGAGTATGAGGGGGGAGCAATATTCCCCGGGATAGATGCCAGCATTCAAGCTTTATTTTCAAAAACAGCAAAACTACCAGCGGTAAATATAGAAAATATTGAGAAAATAATAGGAAAGACAACAGTAGAAAGTATTCAGGCAGGTATTTATTTTGGATATTTATCACTTATTGAGGGGATGGTTGAAAAGATAAATAGAGAGTATGGATACAGGCATAAGCTTGTTATAACCGGTGGTAATGGAGAAATTATTTCCAGAGGGTTAAAAGTAGAGCATATCTACGATAGATATCTTCCTATGGAAGGTATTTATATCATATACAACAGTTGCTTTTTATAA
- the hemC gene encoding hydroxymethylbilane synthase, translating into MKIRIGTRKSKLALWQANYVASQLKKHFPDLDIELVKITTKGDKILDVPLAKVGGKGLFVKEIEEAMLRNEIDIAVHSLKDVPTYFPEGLGLVAITEREDPRDAFLSVKYNSLDEMPSGAVLGTSSLRRKAQILEKRKDLVIKDLRGNVDTRIRKLEEGQYDGIILAYAGLKRLGLENKVKQIFEPDYMIPAVAQGFLGIEARLDDEETKRIVSVLNHKESELRAKAERAFLKTLEGGCQVPLAAYSEIKNGKLKITGFVSDLEGNRIFKDSLEGNPEDAEEIGKILAEKLLNAGAKEVLEEIYKEHR; encoded by the coding sequence TTGAAAATTAGAATTGGCACCAGAAAAAGTAAACTTGCTTTGTGGCAGGCAAATTATGTTGCTTCTCAGCTAAAAAAGCATTTTCCTGACCTTGATATAGAGCTGGTGAAAATTACCACTAAAGGAGACAAAATACTTGATGTTCCACTGGCAAAGGTTGGAGGTAAAGGTTTGTTTGTTAAAGAAATAGAAGAAGCAATGCTCAGAAATGAGATAGATATTGCTGTTCACTCTCTAAAGGATGTTCCTACATACTTTCCTGAAGGACTTGGTCTTGTTGCAATAACCGAAAGGGAAGACCCAAGAGATGCGTTTTTATCAGTGAAATACAATTCCCTTGATGAAATGCCTTCTGGAGCTGTGCTTGGAACAAGCTCCCTTAGAAGAAAAGCCCAGATTTTAGAAAAAAGAAAAGATCTTGTTATAAAAGACCTCCGTGGAAATGTTGATACCAGAATAAGAAAACTTGAAGAAGGTCAGTATGATGGAATAATCCTTGCTTATGCAGGATTAAAGCGGCTTGGACTTGAAAATAAAGTTAAACAGATTTTTGAGCCTGACTATATGATACCTGCCGTTGCACAGGGATTTTTAGGGATAGAGGCAAGACTTGATGATGAGGAGACTAAACGAATTGTTTCTGTCCTGAACCATAAGGAAAGTGAATTAAGAGCAAAAGCCGAAAGGGCATTTCTAAAAACCCTTGAAGGTGGTTGTCAGGTTCCCCTTGCTGCTTATAGCGAGATAAAAAATGGAAAGCTGAAAATAACAGGCTTTGTGTCTGACCTTGAGGGAAACAGAATTTTCAAAGACAGCCTTGAAGGGAACCCTGAAGACGCAGAGGAAATAGGCAAAATCCTTGCTGAAAAATTACTTAACGCCGGAGCAAAAGAGGTTTTAGAGGAAATTTATAAGGAGCATAGATAA
- a CDS encoding lipopolysaccharide heptosyltransferase family protein yields the protein MPKILLFQPISLGDIFFTSALADIIKKHLPDSFVGFYTTPVTKEMLLDNKNIDEFILYTGKLFSDIKILRRYEYDYLIDTWAIGDAYYRVKFAKAKNKIFLRKKNSEKYLVLLVYTDFVNFIRTGYVFWDRIYLLTKLGIDVKQYIGETLLVYHISHEIKQKIEKFLEQNRLNPNEFILIAPKGLWKTKDIPQNLVSQVIDILQNDLNKKVVLASAPLIFSSSSIREFGALIYYSQHLLSVESLPYHLAVGLRKSATVIVGGYPFWKPPNYESIKIVNVELDCKFCSSRTCKRGDYKCLMDITPQMVMDSMLSFIG from the coding sequence ATGCCTAAGATCCTACTTTTTCAACCTATATCTCTTGGAGATATATTTTTTACTTCTGCTTTAGCAGATATAATAAAAAAACATCTTCCAGATAGTTTTGTTGGCTTCTATACTACACCTGTAACAAAAGAAATGCTTCTTGATAATAAGAATATTGATGAGTTTATCTTATATACTGGCAAGTTATTTTCTGACATAAAAATTTTACGTAGGTATGAGTATGATTATCTAATTGATACATGGGCTATTGGAGATGCTTACTATCGTGTAAAGTTTGCTAAAGCTAAAAATAAAATTTTTTTGAGAAAGAAAAATTCGGAAAAATATTTGGTTCTTTTGGTATATACAGATTTTGTCAATTTCATTAGAACTGGTTATGTTTTTTGGGACAGAATTTATTTACTTACAAAACTTGGTATAGATGTAAAACAATATATAGGTGAAACTTTACTTGTTTATCACATATCACACGAAATAAAACAAAAAATTGAAAAATTTTTAGAACAGAATAGATTGAATCCCAATGAATTTATACTTATAGCACCAAAGGGTTTATGGAAAACGAAAGATATACCACAAAATCTTGTTTCGCAGGTAATAGATATTTTACAGAACGATTTAAACAAAAAAGTTGTTCTTGCTTCTGCTCCACTTATTTTTTCTTCTTCAAGTATAAGAGAATTTGGAGCGTTAATATATTATTCTCAACATCTTTTATCTGTGGAAAGTTTACCTTACCATCTTGCAGTTGGATTAAGAAAATCAGCTACAGTAATAGTTGGTGGTTATCCATTTTGGAAACCTCCAAATTACGAAAGTATAAAAATAGTAAACGTCGAGTTGGATTGTAAATTTTGCAGTAGCAGAACTTGCAAAAGAGGTGACTATAAATGTCTTATGGATATAACTCCTCAAATGGTAATGGACAGTATGCTTTCTTTTATAGGCTAA
- a CDS encoding ABC transporter ATP-binding protein translates to MNKHLKFVLEVYKPYLKLKLLAIGGSLFESVALTGLAYIVKNVVDDVFIAKSYEKLIFVIVVLIILAILKQVGFIIKDYGMPLVIYKASRDLRFKVYEKILNASPSVFRKYTPGDLIGRAVSDIEKFGEIISRVSTNIITEAFTIIGICAVLIYRDWKLFLIFVLIVPFLAWALDHFGEKRKKYSRKVQESIGEYIHHLSQILSGIEVVKLFKKKIFLHIFNKINERLYERQKKNKFYETIYLSTVEIIAYTATAGIIFYGGIRIINGDLTPGDFFSFLGGVFILVNSLQAFQRGAVNVKALSPVIDRLLEVLNLPQEKDKGIEFSGLKDKIQYQNVSLSIDGNQILKNINLIIRKGENIGIVGPTGSGKSTLVKILPALITEYEGKVLIDNHELREYSLSSLRDKIGMVSQEVIIFNDTLRNNLLVAKPDATEEELIEALKKARADFAFKLENGLDTVLGEKGSRLSGGERQRIAIARIFLKNPDILIVDEGTSALDVETEEYIMEEIEKHFEDRTVIIITHRLKLLDITDKVIVIEGGQIVEEGTKEELLKQKGVFYRFSTISS, encoded by the coding sequence ATGAACAAACATCTAAAGTTTGTTTTAGAGGTTTATAAACCGTATTTAAAGCTAAAACTTCTGGCTATAGGTGGTTCTTTATTTGAATCAGTTGCACTAACCGGGCTTGCCTATATCGTAAAAAATGTTGTTGATGATGTATTTATCGCAAAAAGCTATGAAAAGCTGATTTTTGTAATTGTTGTTTTAATTATCCTTGCAATTCTTAAACAAGTAGGATTTATCATAAAAGATTACGGTATGCCCCTTGTTATATATAAAGCCTCTCGGGATTTAAGATTTAAGGTGTATGAAAAAATTCTAAATGCTTCACCTTCAGTTTTTAGAAAATACACACCTGGTGATTTAATCGGAAGGGCTGTTTCTGATATAGAGAAATTTGGAGAAATTATATCCCGTGTTTCAACAAATATAATAACAGAGGCATTCACAATAATTGGTATATGTGCAGTTCTTATATATAGAGACTGGAAATTATTTCTTATTTTTGTTCTGATAGTGCCTTTTCTAGCATGGGCATTAGATCATTTTGGAGAAAAAAGGAAAAAATACTCCAGAAAGGTTCAGGAAAGTATAGGAGAGTATATACACCATCTTAGCCAGATTTTGTCTGGAATAGAGGTTGTAAAACTCTTTAAGAAAAAAATCTTCCTTCATATTTTCAATAAAATCAATGAAAGACTGTATGAGAGACAAAAGAAAAACAAATTCTATGAAACTATATACCTTTCAACTGTTGAGATAATAGCTTACACAGCTACAGCTGGAATTATATTTTATGGTGGGATTAGAATCATAAACGGAGACCTTACTCCTGGAGATTTTTTCTCATTTTTAGGTGGTGTATTTATTCTGGTAAATTCTTTACAGGCATTCCAGAGGGGAGCTGTTAATGTAAAAGCTTTAAGTCCTGTTATAGACCGTCTGTTAGAAGTTTTAAATCTACCTCAGGAGAAAGATAAGGGAATAGAATTTTCAGGTCTAAAAGATAAGATTCAGTATCAGAATGTTTCCCTTTCTATAGATGGAAATCAAATCCTGAAAAATATAAATCTGATTATACGTAAAGGTGAAAATATAGGCATTGTTGGTCCAACAGGCTCAGGTAAATCAACACTGGTTAAAATATTACCTGCATTGATTACCGAATATGAAGGAAAGGTTTTAATAGATAATCATGAACTTAGAGAATATTCTCTGTCTTCCCTCAGGGATAAAATAGGTATGGTTTCCCAGGAGGTAATAATATTTAACGATACACTTAGAAATAACCTGCTTGTTGCCAAACCTGATGCCACAGAAGAAGAATTAATTGAAGCCCTGAAAAAAGCCAGAGCAGATTTTGCATTTAAGCTGGAGAATGGTCTTGATACTGTTTTAGGTGAAAAAGGTTCAAGGCTTTCTGGTGGAGAAAGACAGAGAATAGCAATAGCCCGTATATTCCTGAAAAATCCGGATATTCTGATTGTAGATGAAGGAACATCAGCTTTAGATGTTGAAACAGAAGAATATATAATGGAAGAGATAGAAAAACACTTTGAGGACAGAACTGTAATTATAATAACTCATAGACTCAAACTACTGGATATCACAGATAAAGTGATTGTAATAGAAGGAGGTCAGATTGTTGAAGAAGGAACAAAAGAAGAACTACTGAAACAAAAAGGTGTATTTTACAGGTTCTCAACTATATCATCCTGA
- a CDS encoding glycosyltransferase family 39 protein, which produces MIYRIIAVHLIIVILKVFYTILNITDLATEEAQYWVWSKNLDLCYYSKPPLIAYMNFISTSILGDTELGVRINAILIGFLIGIVVYLFTKELFKDENLAFFSSVFIVAVPVYQIGSYIFLTDAPLALFWLLTIYLFFKATQENKPVLWILTGISAGLAFLSKFLVVLFLPPALIYLFFYKREIFREKWFYISILVASTFTIPVIWWNFQHDFVTFKHVLNLEGVKKSVSFNKSLEYIGNYLASQIGLNSIFLFPFFAYAVYRGFKLRKDHRIFYLWIFPVFVFLIFLYIARKKNIEANWPAFGYATLYILTAYFIYTKKWFKSFIAGFLLSLWLIFTLFYPFYIDKIGLSKIYPPKIDPLHRLVGWEGLGKKVSQITKNLKTEKYFVFSESYHIASELWFYMDGHPRIYSVVINRRMNQFDLWPGLKQFEGKGYTGVYVSRWGLPKKVRQSFKRVKAHYTYDIIYRGWKYRTIHIYVLEDFIKLNQEKIKGY; this is translated from the coding sequence ATGATATATCGTATTATAGCTGTTCATTTGATAATTGTTATACTTAAGGTTTTTTACACTATTTTGAACATAACTGACCTTGCTACAGAAGAGGCACAATACTGGGTATGGTCTAAAAATCTGGATTTATGCTATTACTCAAAGCCTCCACTGATTGCCTATATGAATTTTATCTCAACCTCAATTTTGGGAGATACAGAGCTTGGAGTTCGGATAAACGCCATTTTAATTGGATTTTTAATTGGAATTGTTGTTTATCTCTTTACAAAAGAATTATTCAAAGATGAAAATCTGGCATTTTTCTCATCTGTTTTTATAGTTGCTGTTCCTGTTTATCAAATAGGCAGTTATATATTCCTGACAGATGCACCCCTTGCACTTTTCTGGCTTTTAACAATTTATCTATTTTTTAAAGCTACACAGGAAAATAAACCTGTTTTATGGATACTAACCGGGATATCTGCCGGTCTTGCATTTTTGTCAAAATTTCTTGTGGTCTTATTCCTTCCTCCTGCTTTGATTTATCTCTTTTTTTATAAAAGGGAAATATTTAGAGAAAAATGGTTTTATATCTCCATTTTAGTTGCCTCTACATTTACAATCCCTGTTATATGGTGGAATTTTCAGCATGATTTTGTAACATTCAAGCATGTTTTAAATCTGGAGGGTGTTAAAAAGAGTGTATCCTTTAATAAATCTCTGGAGTATATCGGAAATTATTTAGCCTCCCAGATAGGTTTAAACTCTATTTTTTTATTTCCGTTTTTTGCCTATGCAGTTTACAGGGGTTTTAAGTTAAGAAAAGACCACAGAATTTTTTATTTATGGATATTTCCTGTTTTCGTATTTCTAATTTTTCTTTATATAGCAAGAAAGAAAAATATTGAGGCTAACTGGCCGGCATTTGGTTATGCGACCCTCTATATTTTGACGGCTTATTTTATATACACTAAAAAATGGTTCAAATCCTTTATAGCAGGATTTTTACTATCCCTGTGGCTAATTTTTACGCTTTTTTACCCATTCTATATAGATAAAATAGGATTAAGCAAAATTTATCCACCTAAGATTGACCCTCTACACAGGCTTGTAGGCTGGGAGGGTCTCGGTAAAAAAGTTTCCCAGATAACAAAAAATCTCAAAACTGAAAAATATTTTGTTTTTTCAGAAAGCTATCATATAGCCTCAGAACTGTGGTTCTATATGGATGGTCATCCACGTATCTACTCAGTAGTTATAAACAGGAGGATGAACCAGTTTGATTTATGGCCAGGTCTAAAGCAGTTTGAAGGAAAAGGATACACAGGTGTTTATGTTTCCCGCTGGGGATTGCCCAAAAAAGTAAGACAGTCTTTTAAAAGGGTCAAAGCCCATTACACTTATGATATTATTTATCGTGGCTGGAAATACCGAACAATACATATATATGTGCTTGAGGATTTTATTAAACTAAATCAGGAGAAAATAAAAGGATACTGA
- a CDS encoding PHP domain-containing protein, giving the protein MFYLFLVVFIGILLYLEFRPFKRISLLEDKIKKNNPEKPQYYKYNVIAHIHTQFSFDSLGKPSDIKKAMEENNIDFVFVTDHDNDNYKYFEDERIFAGIEKNTLEGRLLLLGNELPVISHPNNFEFEHYKWKGEFRPDYLYEIINIKDGVVWNKTLSIISLLKNIIIFPITWKILHKWNALIPLEKWSRLYFARAKGLKMIGGLDLHIKLVYQEHTHGILIPSYRSGFKWLVNQVYSLKPLRKKSDVLRALKQGNLHISLKQKYGDFWGEYDGNIYFPGDKLPSNSKLFCTFNHKKTLKILKKDNQPVVITKEDSFSYEPKESGLYHFEIYEYDFKIGNLYLGFRPVAITNPFEVVNG; this is encoded by the coding sequence TTGTTTTATTTATTCCTTGTTGTTTTTATAGGAATACTGCTTTATCTGGAATTCAGACCATTTAAAAGGATTTCATTACTGGAAGACAAAATTAAGAAAAATAATCCTGAAAAACCTCAATATTACAAATACAATGTAATTGCCCATATACATACCCAGTTTTCTTTTGATTCCCTTGGAAAACCATCAGACATAAAAAAAGCCATGGAAGAGAACAATATAGATTTTGTATTTGTTACAGACCACGATAATGATAACTATAAATATTTTGAGGATGAAAGAATATTTGCAGGTATTGAAAAAAATACACTGGAAGGAAGACTCCTTTTACTCGGAAATGAGCTGCCTGTTATATCCCATCCCAACAACTTTGAGTTTGAGCATTACAAATGGAAAGGTGAGTTTAGACCTGATTATCTGTATGAAATAATAAACATAAAAGATGGAGTTGTATGGAACAAAACATTATCAATTATTTCCCTGTTAAAAAATATCATTATTTTCCCTATAACATGGAAAATTCTGCACAAATGGAATGCATTAATTCCCCTTGAAAAATGGAGCAGGTTGTATTTTGCACGGGCAAAAGGTCTTAAAATGATAGGTGGACTGGATTTACATATTAAGCTTGTTTATCAGGAGCATACCCATGGAATTTTAATTCCTTCTTATCGCTCAGGCTTTAAATGGCTGGTAAATCAGGTTTATTCCCTGAAACCTCTGAGAAAAAAATCTGATGTCTTAAGAGCCTTAAAACAGGGAAATCTCCATATATCCCTGAAACAAAAATATGGTGATTTCTGGGGAGAGTATGACGGGAATATATACTTCCCAGGAGACAAACTTCCATCTAATTCTAAACTATTTTGTACTTTCAACCACAAAAAAACCTTGAAGATTCTAAAAAAAGACAATCAACCTGTTGTTATAACCAAAGAAGATAGCTTTTCTTATGAACCAAAGGAAAGCGGCTTATATCATTTTGAAATTTATGAATACGACTTTAAAATTGGAAATCTTTATCTGGGATTTAGACCTGTTGCGATCACAAATCCTTTTGAGGTTGTAAATGGCTAA
- a CDS encoding pyridoxine 5'-phosphate synthase has translation MKLGVNIDHIATIREARKTYEPDPVKGALIAQDAGADQITFHLREDRRHIQDEDVIRLRCTIKRIPLNMEMAPTEEMKNIAIDIKPERVTLVPEKREEITTEGGLDVSGMEEYLKSFVKELKDNGIDVALFIDPEENQIDASLRVGADAIELHTGEYANATSENQQKKELERLKKAAKYAKEKGLKVFAGHGLTYTNVQPVAAIEEIEELNIGHSIIANSVFMGLDEAVRKMKKLIMEVRNSE, from the coding sequence ATGAAACTGGGAGTGAATATAGACCATATTGCAACAATCAGGGAAGCCAGAAAGACTTATGAGCCTGACCCTGTTAAAGGAGCTCTTATTGCACAGGATGCCGGAGCTGACCAGATAACATTTCACCTGAGGGAAGACAGAAGGCACATTCAGGATGAAGATGTTATTAGACTAAGATGCACAATTAAAAGAATTCCTCTTAATATGGAGATGGCTCCAACAGAAGAGATGAAAAATATCGCAATTGATATAAAACCTGAAAGGGTAACTCTTGTTCCTGAAAAGAGAGAGGAGATTACCACAGAAGGTGGTCTGGATGTTTCAGGTATGGAGGAATACCTAAAGAGTTTTGTAAAAGAACTTAAAGATAATGGTATAGATGTAGCCCTATTTATTGACCCTGAGGAAAACCAGATAGACGCATCACTAAGAGTGGGTGCAGATGCTATTGAGCTACATACAGGGGAGTATGCCAATGCAACTTCTGAAAATCAACAGAAAAAGGAGTTAGAAAGGCTCAAAAAGGCTGCAAAATATGCAAAGGAAAAAGGTCTAAAGGTTTTTGCCGGTCATGGTCTTACATATACTAATGTTCAGCCTGTTGCTGCAATAGAGGAAATAGAAGAGCTTAATATAGGACATTCAATAATTGCAAACTCTGTGTTTATGGGTCTGGATGAAGCCGTCAGGAAAATGAAAAAACTTATTATGGAAGTTAGAAACTCAGAATGA